The following are from one region of the Salvia hispanica cultivar TCC Black 2014 chromosome 1, UniMelb_Shisp_WGS_1.0, whole genome shotgun sequence genome:
- the LOC125192724 gene encoding uncharacterized protein LOC125192724, whose product MILVYDYMSKGMLADYLHNQSTLSWSEWLKICIGAGRGSTSKYQNKVEVDKLSKAIPDGIPFIIRLKLISCQRPSLMESLSFDLVKQKDIDADYFSLMRNEFARVLENGENATIERLHYMPKHEFELRAKHVNVVELDVCNLDGRQQHLAYASLHNNLHEQQGIVQAQTRISGFNMKYNVYNFGEILVELLTGRKIVDNTLPAGQRHLVSWMAQVAQWCLRNELYDRPNMSEVVRQLELCLPGKKPQLIRPKHHKAQQ is encoded by the exons ATGATTCTTGTTTATGACTACATGTCTAAGGGAATGCTGGCTGATTACTTACACAATCAGTCGACACTCTCGTGGAGTGAATGGCTTAAGATATGTATTGGAGCGGGGCGAG GATCAACATCAAAGTATCAAAATAAGGTTGAAGTTGATAAGCTGTCAAAGGCCATCCCTGATGGAATCCCTTTCATAATAAGGTTGAAGTTGATAAGCTGTCAAAGGCCATCCCTGATGGAATCCCTTTCATTCGATTTGGTGAAGCAAAAGGACATTGATGCTGATTATTTCAGTCTCATGCGTAATGAATTCGCAAGAGTCCtggaaaatggagagaatgcAACAATTGAAAGGCTCCACTACATGCCAAAGCATGAATTTGAATTGAGAGCAAAG CATGTGAACGTGGTCGAACTAGATGTTTGCAATTTGGATGGGCGTCAGCAGCACTTGGCGTATGCGtcactacacaacaatcttcATGAACAGCAAGGCATAGTTCAAGCTCAAACCCGTATATCCGGCTTTAACATG aaatataatgtttataaCTTTGGTGAGATTCTGGTTGAGCTCTTGACAGGTAGAAAAATAGTTGATAACACATTACCAGCAGGACAGCGTCACCTTGTGTCGTGG ATGGCTCAAGTTGCTCAATGGTGCCTTCGGAATGAACTTTATGATCGTCCAAATATGAGTGAAGTTGTAAGACAACTCGAGCTGTGCCTTCCTGGAAAAAAACCACAACTGATACGCCCCAAACACCACAAAGCCCAACAGTAG
- the LOC125192714 gene encoding probable receptor-like protein kinase At2g39360 — protein MQEHLQLPLAKIRLITRNFNRDHLIGEGGFGEVYKGALGDKLVAVKRLKQPETNKTLILSRKGFMREIEVLTKLRHRNIVTLIGWCSEQEEMILVYEYILNGTLADHLYGPASNRNPLTWTERLNICIGACQGLHHLHNTCPGNSVIIHGDVKSSNILLDENLVAKVSDFGSAKQIDVDVSETIDSTAGTFSPGYLDPHVWTTGKYTTASDVYAFAVLMVEALSGKRACEESHPQKECKLSDWAIGKIRNQKGEEIGSLKDAWMKFQRNDWNLLRFCVCL, from the exons ATGCAGGAACATCTTCAATTACCTCTTGCCAAGATCCGGCTCATCACCAGAAATTTCAACAGGGATCATCTAATCGGAGAAGGTGGCTTTGGAGAAGTTTACAAAGGCGCCTTGGGTGACAAGTTGGTGGCGGTGAAGCGTCTAAAGCAGCCCGAGACTAATAAGACACTAATACTAAGTAGGAAGGGGTTCATGAGGGAGATCGAAGTACTAACTAAACTCCGGCATCGTAATATAGTCACTCTGATTGGATGGTGCAGTGAGCAGGAGGAGATGATTCTGGTGTACGAGTACATTCTGAATGGAACGCTTGCCGATCACCTTTATGGGCCGGCGAGCAACAGAAACCCGCTGACGTGGACCGAACGGCTCAATATCTGCATTGGAGCATGTCAAGGTCTTCACCATCTTCACAATACCTGCCCCGGAAACTCAGTAATTATACATGGCGACGTGAAGAGCTCGAACATTCTTCTAGATGAAAATTTAGTGGCTAAGGTTTCTGATTTTGGGTCGGCCAAACAAATTGATGTGGATGTCTCCGAGACCATCGACAGCACGGCTGGCACGTTCTCGCCTGGGTATCTTGATCCCCATGTTTGGACCACGGGTAAGTATACTACGGCTAGTGACGTCTATGCTTTTGCAGTGTTGATGGTGGAAGCATTGTCTGGGAAAAGAGCATGTGAAGAGAGCCATCCCCAAAAAGAATGTAAACTGTCTGACTGGGCTATTGGAAAAATTCGTAATCAAAAAGGTGAGGAGATT GGATCGTTGAAAGATGCTTGGATGAAGTTCCAGAGAAACGACTGGAATTTACTGAGGTTCTGTGTCTGCTTATAA